The Bacteroidota bacterium DNA window CCAGCTTATCACTCAGGGAAATTTTTCTGTGAGTGATGGTTTCTATTTCCCGGGTAATCTGGTAGGCGAGATTGCTTCTTTCATCGGCAATGACAAGGGAAGAATCATGCCCGTGAATTTCTTCCAGTTTCTCACAAAGTTGTTTTGTTTTTTCTAAAACCTCAGGTTTTTTATCCCTTAAAAGTTTTGTTACATCTTTGTCTTTTTCCAGGAGTTTGATTGCTATCCATCTCAAAGGGTAGGGAAGAGGGATGGCCTGCAGCATTGTTGATAATTCGCTGATGCAGTCTTCTATTTCCTTTCCATACTTAAGAATTTTATGTTCAACTTTTTTACCTTTCAGTTCAATTACTTTATCAATGATTTTTGTCAAGCCCGAACCTTGGGAAGCAACAGTAGGAATGACAGGGGTATTGAGAATACCCTGCAATTTTTGATAGTCAATGAGGATACCTTTTTTTTTGGCCAGGTCGGTCATATTTAATACCGGAATAATTGGGCATTCCAACTCAAGAAGTTGAAGGGTAAAGATCAGATTCCGTTCAAGGTTTGTAGAATCAATGATATTGATTACACAATCGGGTCGTTGATAAATAATATATTCACGGGAAATGACTTCTTCAACCGAAAAGGTAGTTAGTGAATAAATTCCTGGTAAATCAAGTACATCTATGGTGAATCCGTGGTAGAATAAGGTTCCTTCAAACTTTTCAATTGTTTTTCCTGCCCAATTGCCGATATGCTGATGTAAGCCGGTTAAATAATTAAAAATCGCAGATTTCCCTACATTTCCCTGGCCGGCTAGTACAATATTGATTTTTTTTTCTTCATTCATCTTTGCGCCACCATTATTTTTGAAGCCAATCCCCAGCCAATAACTAATTTTGAATCGCAAACTTCAATTTGTAAAGGCCCGGAAAACAAGGCCTTTCTTACAACCTTTATTTTTGTTCCCGGAGTCAGTCCCAGGTCTGCCAGTCTTTTTGTTGCCTTTTCCCCTCCGATTACTGAAACGATGATGCCAACTTCACCTTCTTTAATTTCCGTCAATATCGTTTTGTTTTCTGCACTAATCATCTTTTATTATTTATATATGAACACATATTCAATTGTAATTTAAAAAATTATTTTTCCTCAACATGCCTTAATCCTTCTGCAAAAAGATTGTTGATGTGCAAATCGTCAAGGGAATAAAAAATTAATTTGCCGGCTTTCCTGTACCTTACCAGTTTCATATTTCTTAAAGTTTTCAACTGGTGGGATATGGCCGAGTTTGTGGTTCCAATAATGGCCGCCAGGTCATGAACGCATAATTCATTTTCCTGGCACAAAGCGTAAATTAATTTAATCCGCGTAGGATCACTCATCGCTTTAAATGTTTCGGCCAGGTAATGAAAGAATTTTTCCGGTTTCATATTGGTTTTCACCGAAAGGACTTTATCCTTTTCTACAAATTGTAATTCCGGGGATGAAGAAATATTCGTTTTTACCATTTTTATATGTGAACAGTTGTTCAAATATTGTTTGCAAATGTATAAAATTTTAAATAAAAATCCATCCTTTTAAAAGGGATCCGTAAATATTGGAAGAATTTCAAACAGTAAAACAGTTAACTGCCTTTATTTCAGTTATATAAAATGTCGGTGGTTGCTGTGATTTTTATACCTTATTATATAGGTATTAAAAGGTGCATAGTTTGATACAAAATGTAAAGGCCTGCCTGCATTTTTTTATTCTACTTCAGACATGCGGAATTTTTATGTTGTGGGCAGAAAAAAATGAACAAGGATATAAAGGAAACATAACGGTTTAACGGCCAAAAAAAAGAAGCCCGTGAATGGGCTTCTTTTTCAGTATTTTTTGTAACTATTATACAATAATTAATTCAATACCAATTTCTTCGATTGATTTGGCCATGGTATCCGAAATGCCTGAATCGGTGATGATCACATCAATCTGATCGAGGTTGCAAATTTTCCCGAATCCGCGTTTGCCAAATTTGGATGAATCAGCCAGAATAATGGTTCGCAAAGAGGCTTCAATCATCTTTTTATTCAGGAGCGCTTCTTCTATGTTTGAATTGGTAATCCCATATTCTACATCTATTCCGTCCACACCCAGGAAAAGCTTTGAACAGGTAATATCGTCAAAAAATCTGAGGGATGCTTCGCCAATAACAGACAGGGAACTTTTACGCACAAATCCTCCCAGCTGTATTACATCAATATTGCTGATATTGTTAAGTAGCGTGGATATCTTAAGGGATGCAGTAACCACCGTCAAGTACTTTTGAGGTTTTATATGCTCGGCAAAATTGTATACAGTTGATCCTGAGGCAATAATAATTGAATCGTTTTCTTCTATAAATTTACAGGCGGCTGAAGCAATTCTTTCCTTTTCATCTTTTTTCATTTTTTCCTTCAGGTGAACATCCACATCTGAGGCCAATGGATTACCCGGACTTGCACTGCCATGGGTACGATAAAGTAACTTTTTTTCTTCAAGAAATTTCAAGTCTTTTCGAACCGTAACAGTTGTTACGTCTAAATCTTTAGCAATATCTGCTACTTTGACAAAACCATTTTTCTGTAATGACTCTAAAATATATTTATGTCTTTCAGCTATACTAAGCATTTGCATTCAATTTTAAAATTATATGGTAAATATAATTATTTTTTCTATTTAATCATTTCTTTATTATTCTTTTTCTAATTAAAATGAAAGTGATTTTAAAGAAAAGAAAATATTTTCATTTTTAAGGGAATTTACTTGCAGTTTATCTGGTTTAAAGGTCAAAAAATGAGATATATAAAAATTAATATGCAGATAGGGTTAAGTTATAAAAATAGGATAAAAATTAAAATAGAATTTGTTTTATATTTATTAATAGCATATTTTTACTCCGAAAAAAAACGATAAGAGTGCAATACGAAACTATAAAACAATTAAAATGAAACGAAGTGAATTGTTGAACAAAATTTCAAGGCATAATTATATCAGTGATATCATAGTCATTGGAGGAGGGGCATCCGGATTGGGAGCAGCAGTAGATGCTGCTTCAAGGGGATTTAGTGTAATTCT harbors:
- a CDS encoding metalloregulator ArsR/SmtB family transcription factor produces the protein MVKTNISSSPELQFVEKDKVLSVKTNMKPEKFFHYLAETFKAMSDPTRIKLIYALCQENELCVHDLAAIIGTTNSAISHQLKTLRNMKLVRYRKAGKLIFYSLDDLHINNLFAEGLRHVEEK
- a CDS encoding FeoB small GTPase domain-containing protein; this translates as MNEEKKINIVLAGQGNVGKSAIFNYLTGLHQHIGNWAGKTIEKFEGTLFYHGFTIDVLDLPGIYSLTTFSVEEVISREYIIYQRPDCVINIIDSTNLERNLIFTLQLLELECPIIPVLNMTDLAKKKGILIDYQKLQGILNTPVIPTVASQGSGLTKIIDKVIELKGKKVEHKILKYGKEIEDCISELSTMLQAIPLPYPLRWIAIKLLEKDKDVTKLLRDKKPEVLEKTKQLCEKLEEIHGHDSSLVIADERSNLAYQITREIETITHRKISLSDKL
- a CDS encoding FeoA family protein produces the protein MISAENKTILTEIKEGEVGIIVSVIGGEKATKRLADLGLTPGTKIKVVRKALFSGPLQIEVCDSKLVIGWGLASKIMVAQR
- a CDS encoding DeoR/GlpR family DNA-binding transcription regulator gives rise to the protein MLSIAERHKYILESLQKNGFVKVADIAKDLDVTTVTVRKDLKFLEEKKLLYRTHGSASPGNPLASDVDVHLKEKMKKDEKERIASAACKFIEENDSIIIASGSTVYNFAEHIKPQKYLTVVTASLKISTLLNNISNIDVIQLGGFVRKSSLSVIGEASLRFFDDITCSKLFLGVDGIDVEYGITNSNIEEALLNKKMIEASLRTIILADSSKFGKRGFGKICNLDQIDVIITDSGISDTMAKSIEEIGIELIIV